In the genome of uncultured Methanobrevibacter sp., the window CCTGCTACCAAAGCACAACCAAAGGAAATGTTACCGGTTTATGACAAACCTACAATCCAGTATGTTATTGAAGAAGCACTCGCATCAGGAATAGATGACATTCTAATCGTTACAGGCAGAAACAAAAGGTCAATTGAAGATCACTTCGACAAGTCATATGAACTTGAATACACCCTTCAAAAATCAGGTAAAGACAGGGTTTTAAAACAAGTCAGAAAAATCACAGACCTTGCAGATGTCTGCTATGTAAGGCAGAGAAACCTGAAAGGTTTGGGAGATGCAATTTCATGTGCCGAAAGACATATTGGTGATGAGCCTTTCGCTGTTCTTCTAGGCGATTCAATTACAAGGTCAAAAACTCCGCTTACAAAGCAGCTGATTGATGTTTTTGCTCAAAAAAATAAATCTGCAATTGCAATTCGTGAAGTTTCCTGCGACAGGGTCAAAAAGCACGGAATCGTTGATGGCGTCAATATCGGTGATGATATATATAAAA includes:
- the galU gene encoding UTP--glucose-1-phosphate uridylyltransferase GalU, whose protein sequence is MKAVIPAAGLGTRLLPATKAQPKEMLPVYDKPTIQYVIEEALASGIDDILIVTGRNKRSIEDHFDKSYELEYTLQKSGKDRVLKQVRKITDLADVCYVRQRNLKGLGDAISCAERHIGDEPFAVLLGDSITRSKTPLTKQLIDVFAQKNKSAIAIREVSCDRVKKHGIVDGVNIGDDIYKISSLVEKPDVDNAPSNLAIVGRYVLTPDIFDKIKETEPGFNGEIQLTDALSKLDEVYGVKFDGEVFNIETRLEWLISSINFAMYDDEFKDDLIGYMKTFI